The following are encoded in a window of Sutcliffiella horikoshii genomic DNA:
- the atpA gene encoding F0F1 ATP synthase subunit alpha, whose amino-acid sequence MSIKAEEISALIKKQIESYQSEIEVSDVGTVIQVGDGIARAHGLDNVMAGELVEFSNGVMGLAQNLEENNVGIVILGPYTEIREGDAVRRTGRIMEVPVGEALIGRVVNALGQPVDGLGPIETSKTRPIEAQAPGVMDRKSVHEPLQTGIKAIDALVPIGRGQRELIIGDRQTGKTSVAIDTILNQKDQDMVCIYVAIGQKESTVRGVVETLRKHGALDYTIVVTASASAPAPMLFLAPYTGVTMGEEFMYDGKHVLVIYDDLTKQAAAYRELSLLLKRPPGREAYPGDVFYLHSRLLERAAKLSDAKGAGSLTALPFIETQAGDVSAYIPTNVISITDGQIFLQSDLFFSGVRPAINAGLSVSRVGGSAQIKAMKKVSGTLRLDLASYRELEAFAQFGSDLDKATQAKLNRGARTVEVLKQGLNKPLKVEKQVAILYALTKGFIDDVPVQDVTRFEDEMLTWLEHNRKELLEEIRTTKGLPSDEAMAEALNAFKKTFVATEK is encoded by the coding sequence ATGAGCATCAAAGCTGAAGAAATTAGTGCGCTGATAAAAAAGCAAATCGAAAGTTATCAGTCTGAAATCGAAGTTAGCGATGTCGGTACTGTTATCCAAGTTGGGGATGGTATCGCTCGTGCTCATGGTCTCGACAACGTCATGGCTGGAGAGCTTGTTGAATTTTCTAACGGAGTTATGGGTCTTGCCCAAAACTTAGAGGAAAACAACGTCGGTATAGTAATCTTAGGACCTTATACTGAAATCCGCGAAGGCGATGCAGTTCGTCGTACAGGCCGTATCATGGAGGTACCGGTAGGTGAAGCACTTATCGGCCGTGTAGTAAACGCATTAGGACAACCAGTTGATGGATTGGGTCCAATCGAAACTAGCAAAACTCGTCCAATCGAAGCACAAGCTCCTGGTGTTATGGATCGTAAATCCGTTCATGAGCCACTTCAAACAGGTATCAAAGCGATTGATGCGCTTGTACCAATCGGGCGTGGACAACGTGAGTTAATTATCGGAGACCGTCAAACAGGTAAAACATCTGTTGCGATCGATACGATTCTTAACCAAAAAGACCAAGACATGGTGTGTATCTATGTTGCCATCGGTCAAAAAGAATCTACAGTTCGTGGAGTAGTAGAAACTCTACGTAAGCACGGTGCACTTGATTACACAATCGTTGTAACTGCATCTGCATCTGCACCAGCTCCAATGCTATTCTTAGCACCTTACACTGGAGTAACAATGGGTGAAGAATTCATGTACGACGGCAAGCACGTTCTAGTTATCTATGATGACTTAACAAAGCAAGCTGCTGCATACCGTGAGCTTTCCCTACTATTAAAACGTCCTCCAGGTCGTGAAGCATATCCTGGTGACGTATTCTACCTTCACTCTCGTTTACTAGAGCGTGCAGCGAAACTTAGTGATGCAAAAGGCGCTGGATCCCTAACAGCTTTACCGTTCATCGAAACGCAAGCTGGTGACGTATCTGCCTACATCCCGACAAACGTTATCTCCATCACTGATGGACAAATTTTCTTACAATCAGACCTATTCTTCTCTGGTGTTCGTCCTGCGATCAACGCTGGTCTTTCCGTATCACGTGTTGGAGGATCCGCTCAAATCAAAGCGATGAAAAAGGTATCAGGTACATTACGTCTTGACCTTGCATCTTACCGTGAGCTAGAAGCGTTCGCGCAATTCGGTTCTGACTTAGATAAAGCAACTCAAGCAAAACTTAACCGTGGAGCTCGTACAGTAGAAGTACTTAAGCAAGGCTTGAACAAGCCACTTAAAGTAGAAAAGCAAGTTGCGATTCTTTACGCTCTTACAAAAGGTTTCATCGATGATGTTCCTGTACAAGACGTAACTCGTTTCGAAGACGAAATGCTTACTTGGTTAGAGCACAACCGTAAAGAACTTTTAGAAGAAATCCGTACAACTAAAGGATTACCAAGCGACGAAGCAATGGCTGAAGCACTTAATGCATTCAAAAAGACTTTCGTAGCTACTGAAAAGTAA
- a CDS encoding F0F1 ATP synthase subunit delta, translating into MSKNGVAKRYALALFDLAKENNLYAQFDSELAEVKKVFLNNKELDVVLSNPKVRKDSKKQIVREAFASASPFIVNTLQLLIDRHRQGIVVDMIDEYKALSNEALNVADAKVYSVRALTDAEQAQLSAVFAAKVGKSSLNISNIVDPSLIGGLKIRIGNRIFDGSVSGKLERLGRQLTTNR; encoded by the coding sequence ATGAGCAAAAACGGAGTAGCAAAGCGTTATGCATTGGCTCTTTTCGACCTGGCAAAAGAAAACAATCTTTATGCCCAGTTTGACTCTGAGCTTGCAGAAGTAAAAAAGGTGTTTTTGAACAACAAGGAACTTGATGTTGTTCTAAGCAACCCGAAAGTACGCAAAGACTCTAAAAAGCAAATCGTCCGTGAGGCATTTGCTTCCGCATCACCATTTATCGTAAACACGTTACAGCTTTTAATAGACCGTCACCGTCAAGGTATCGTAGTCGATATGATTGACGAGTACAAAGCACTTTCTAACGAGGCCCTTAATGTGGCAGACGCGAAAGTGTACTCTGTTCGCGCCTTAACGGACGCAGAGCAGGCTCAGCTTTCCGCTGTATTTGCAGCGAAAGTTGGAAAATCTTCATTAAACATCAGCAATATCGTAGATCCATCTTTAATCGGAGGCTTGAAGATTCGCATCGGCAACCGTATTTTTGATGGAAGTGTCAGTGGAAAATTAGAACGTCTAGGACGTCAACTTACAACGAATAGATAG
- a CDS encoding F0F1 ATP synthase subunit epsilon, translated as MKTLKVSVVTPDGPVYESDVEMVVARAQSGELGVLPGHIPMVAPLQIGGVRMKKDGKTEQVAVNGGFLEVRPDKVTILAQTAEAAEQIDLTRAEEAKKRAEQRLQSKQDDVDYRRAELALQRAINRINVAKRG; from the coding sequence ATGAAGACATTAAAAGTCAGCGTAGTTACTCCCGATGGCCCGGTTTATGAATCAGACGTAGAAATGGTAGTAGCCCGTGCTCAAAGCGGTGAGCTGGGAGTTCTACCAGGACATATCCCGATGGTTGCTCCACTTCAAATCGGCGGCGTCCGTATGAAAAAAGACGGCAAAACCGAACAAGTGGCAGTAAACGGAGGCTTCCTAGAAGTGCGTCCTGATAAAGTAACGATCCTTGCCCAAACTGCAGAAGCAGCGGAGCAAATCGATCTTACACGTGCAGAAGAAGCAAAAAAACGCGCCGAGCAACGACTGCAGTCCAAACAAGACGACGTCGACTACCGCCGCGCCGAACTTGCCCTTCAACGCGCAATCAACCGCATCAACGTAGCCAAAAGAGGGTAA
- the atpD gene encoding F0F1 ATP synthase subunit beta, whose protein sequence is MKGRVTQIMGPVVDVKFDSGHLPEIYNALHINHKARSANEVDITLTLEVALHLGDNTVRTIAMASTDGVVRGMEVEDAGHPISVPVGDVTLGRVFNVLGENIDLDAPIAAGSRRDPIHRQAPTFDQLSTDVEILETGIKVVDLLAPYIKGGKIGLFGGAGVGKTVLIQELINNIAQEHGGISVFAGVGERTREGNDLYHEMTDSGVIKKTAMVFGQMNEPPGARMRVALTGLTMAEYFRDDQGQDVLFFMDNIFRFTQAGSEVSALLGRMPSAVGYQPTLATEMGQLQERITSTSVGSVTSIQAIYVPADDYTDPAPATTFAHLDATTNLERKLSEMGIYPAVDPLASTSRALAPEVVGDDHYAVAREVQVTLQRYKELQDIIAILGMDELTDEDKLTVHRARRIQFFLSQNFHVAEQFTGQKGSYVPVQETVKGFREILDGKYDHLPEDAFRLVGRIEEVVEKAKQMGVEV, encoded by the coding sequence ATGAAAGGTCGCGTTACTCAAATCATGGGTCCAGTTGTCGACGTAAAATTCGACAGCGGACATCTTCCTGAAATATACAACGCTCTTCATATTAATCATAAAGCTCGTAGCGCTAATGAAGTAGACATTACTTTAACGCTTGAGGTTGCTCTTCACCTTGGAGACAACACAGTGCGTACAATCGCTATGGCTTCTACAGACGGTGTCGTTCGCGGCATGGAAGTAGAAGATGCTGGTCACCCTATTTCTGTACCAGTAGGTGACGTAACACTTGGTCGTGTTTTCAACGTACTAGGAGAAAACATTGACTTAGATGCTCCAATCGCTGCAGGTTCTCGTCGTGATCCGATTCACAGACAAGCTCCTACATTCGATCAACTTTCAACAGACGTTGAAATCCTTGAAACTGGTATCAAAGTAGTAGACTTACTTGCTCCTTACATCAAGGGTGGTAAGATCGGTCTATTCGGTGGTGCCGGTGTAGGTAAAACGGTTCTTATCCAAGAATTAATCAACAACATCGCACAAGAGCACGGTGGTATCTCCGTATTCGCAGGTGTTGGTGAGCGTACTCGTGAAGGAAATGACCTTTACCACGAGATGACAGATTCTGGCGTTATCAAGAAAACTGCCATGGTATTCGGACAAATGAACGAACCGCCTGGAGCACGTATGCGTGTTGCACTAACAGGTCTTACAATGGCTGAGTACTTCCGTGATGACCAAGGACAAGACGTTCTATTCTTCATGGACAACATCTTCCGTTTCACACAAGCAGGTTCTGAGGTTTCCGCCCTACTAGGCCGTATGCCATCTGCCGTTGGTTACCAACCAACACTTGCTACTGAAATGGGTCAATTACAAGAGCGTATCACGTCTACGTCTGTAGGTTCTGTAACGTCTATCCAAGCGATCTACGTTCCTGCCGATGACTACACGGATCCAGCTCCAGCGACAACTTTCGCTCACTTAGATGCAACAACTAACCTTGAGCGTAAGCTTTCCGAGATGGGGATCTACCCTGCGGTTGATCCTCTAGCTTCCACTTCCCGTGCATTGGCACCAGAAGTAGTTGGAGACGACCACTATGCAGTAGCACGTGAAGTACAGGTTACTTTACAGCGTTACAAAGAACTACAAGATATCATTGCTATCTTAGGTATGGATGAGTTAACGGATGAGGATAAATTAACCGTTCACCGTGCTCGTCGTATCCAGTTCTTCTTATCTCAAAACTTCCACGTTGCCGAGCAGTTCACTGGACAAAAAGGTTCTTACGTTCCTGTTCAGGAAACAGTTAAAGGATTCAGAGAAATCCTTGACGGCAAATACGACCACCTTCCTGAAGATGCATTCCGTCTAGTTGGACGCATCGAAGAAGTAGTCGAAAAAGCGAAGCAAATGGGTGTAGAAGTTTAA
- the nuoI gene encoding NADH-quinone oxidoreductase subunit NuoI: protein MLGLAKGLKYTLQNLTKKKVTYDYPNEPLPLPDRFRGIQKFYPEKCIVCNQCSNICPTDCIQLTGKKHPDPTKKGKIIDTYDINFEICILCDLCTEVCPTEAIIMTNNFELAEYSRDRLFKDLQWLDENDTNIRRENKA, encoded by the coding sequence ATGCTCGGTCTTGCAAAAGGTTTAAAATATACCCTACAAAACTTAACGAAGAAAAAAGTAACCTATGATTACCCAAACGAACCGCTTCCACTACCGGACCGGTTCCGAGGCATCCAGAAATTTTACCCGGAAAAATGCATCGTCTGCAACCAGTGCTCCAACATCTGCCCGACAGACTGCATCCAGCTTACCGGGAAAAAACATCCGGATCCAACGAAAAAAGGGAAAATCATCGACACATACGATATCAATTTTGAAATCTGTATCCTCTGTGACCTCTGCACAGAAGTCTGCCCGACAGAGGCCATCATCATGACCAACAACTTTGAGCTTGCTGAATACAGCCGTGATCGACTTTTCAAAGACCTGCAATGGCTCGATGAAAACGATACGAACATCAGAAGGGAGAATAAAGCATGA
- a CDS encoding NADH-quinone oxidoreductase subunit D: MIRTEEMLLNVGPQHPSTHGVFRLVIKIDGEIIKEATPVIGYLHRGTEKLAENLQYTQIIPYTDRMDYLSAMTNNYVLCHAVETMMGIEIPDRAEYLRVLAMELGRVASHLVWYGTYLLDIGAVSPFLYAFREREMIINLLNELSGARLTFNYMRVGGVKWDAPEGWIEKVEEFVPYMREQLKGYHDLVTGNEIFMSRVKGVGRYTKEDAFAYSLSGANLRCTGVKWDLRKDEPYSIYDRFDFDVPTREGGDAWARYHCRMEEIEESLKIIEQAVEQFPKEGAIMAKVPKIIKAPKGEAYVRIESPRGEIGCYIASDGKKEPYRLKFRRPSFYNLQILPKLLEGENMANLIAILGAIDIVLGEVDG, from the coding sequence ATGATTCGCACAGAGGAAATGCTACTGAATGTCGGGCCACAGCATCCGAGTACCCACGGGGTGTTCCGACTTGTCATAAAAATTGATGGGGAAATCATCAAAGAAGCGACACCGGTTATTGGATACCTTCACCGCGGAACCGAAAAGCTCGCGGAGAATCTCCAATATACACAAATCATTCCATACACCGACCGGATGGACTATCTATCCGCCATGACGAATAACTATGTGCTATGTCACGCGGTGGAAACGATGATGGGCATTGAAATTCCAGATCGGGCAGAATACCTTCGCGTGCTTGCGATGGAACTTGGTCGTGTTGCGAGTCACCTAGTTTGGTATGGTACATATTTACTTGATATCGGGGCGGTCAGTCCGTTCCTATATGCTTTCCGTGAGCGCGAAATGATTATCAATCTACTAAATGAGCTGTCAGGTGCCCGTCTTACCTTCAACTATATGCGTGTTGGAGGCGTGAAGTGGGATGCGCCTGAGGGATGGATTGAAAAAGTAGAAGAATTTGTTCCATATATGAGGGAGCAGCTAAAGGGCTACCATGACCTTGTAACAGGCAATGAAATTTTCATGAGCCGTGTGAAGGGGGTTGGCCGTTACACGAAGGAGGATGCCTTTGCGTACTCCCTGAGTGGTGCGAACCTTAGATGTACCGGAGTGAAGTGGGATCTTCGTAAAGATGAGCCATACTCCATCTATGATCGCTTTGATTTTGACGTTCCAACACGGGAAGGCGGGGACGCATGGGCGCGTTACCACTGCCGCATGGAGGAAATCGAGGAATCCCTGAAGATCATCGAACAAGCCGTCGAACAATTCCCGAAAGAAGGCGCGATCATGGCAAAAGTGCCGAAGATCATCAAAGCGCCAAAAGGAGAGGCATATGTACGCATCGAATCCCCACGTGGTGAGATCGGCTGCTACATTGCAAGTGACGGGAAAAAAGAACCGTACAGACTTAAATTCCGTCGTCCGTCCTTTTACAATCTGCAGATCTTACCAAAACTTTTAGAAGGCGAAAACATGGCAAACCTGATCGCCATTTTAGGGGCAATTGACATTGTCCTTGGGGAGGTGGATGGCTAA
- a CDS encoding NADH-quinone oxidoreductase subunit J has translation MTISGEFIAFLFLAIAAIAGGVVMLNLTKVVHMVVALVFTFISIAGIYVMLSAEFVAAVQILIYSGAITIIMLFGIMLTRHNDESETSGLGRKILVGAGVLGFAAVMYFGLYSLDLGSQESADLHVNNTEQIGVAIYAKYVIPFELTSVILLVALVGAIILARRDDEDTDVVKEEATKE, from the coding sequence ATGACAATATCCGGTGAATTCATCGCATTTCTTTTCCTAGCAATCGCTGCGATCGCCGGTGGAGTGGTAATGTTGAACCTGACAAAGGTCGTCCACATGGTGGTAGCCCTAGTGTTTACCTTCATCAGCATCGCCGGCATTTATGTCATGCTCTCCGCTGAATTTGTAGCGGCTGTCCAGATTCTCATCTATTCCGGAGCTATCACCATCATCATGCTTTTCGGAATCATGCTGACACGTCACAATGACGAATCCGAAACATCCGGACTTGGGCGAAAAATACTCGTCGGCGCCGGCGTTCTCGGCTTTGCAGCAGTCATGTACTTTGGACTGTACAGCCTTGACCTTGGTTCCCAAGAATCAGCCGACTTGCATGTGAACAACACCGAACAGATCGGTGTAGCCATTTATGCAAAATACGTCATTCCATTTGAACTGACCTCCGTGATCCTGCTTGTCGCACTTGTCGGAGCGATTATCCTGGCAAGACGAGATGACGAAGACACGGACGTTGTAAAAGAGGAGGCGACCAAGGAATGA
- a CDS encoding NADH-quinone oxidoreductase subunit C codes for MSDEKSLEEKKKEAAAKAKAAALAKLEAKKKMEAKASENIEEPTPEPPVGDDAKELAKKKAAAAAKAKAAALAKQKSKATEEAAPDTAASTDKDDAKELAKKKAAAAAKAKAAALAKQKRDAGETPAPATDTDDAKAKAIAAAKAKAAAAAKAKAAALAKQQRDGGTASTESADTTTDSGDLQDEKAKAIAAAKAKAKAAAKAKAAAAAKAKAASGTTADATAQEEPAPPSPNQKYLDKYVKVINDNLGENTLEDAYINPLSKDVPTLVAKPENYFKVASFLRYNEQLTFEFLSEMHGTDFETHMEIYNHLYSYKNKQSVALKVKIDRENPVIPSIQPIWEGANWPERETYDLLGIQFTGHPNLTRIMMPDDWVGYPLRKDYEPYDVEV; via the coding sequence GTGAGCGATGAGAAAAGCCTGGAAGAAAAAAAGAAAGAGGCCGCAGCCAAAGCAAAAGCTGCAGCACTTGCAAAATTAGAAGCGAAAAAGAAAATGGAAGCAAAGGCTTCTGAAAATATAGAAGAACCAACACCTGAACCACCGGTTGGTGACGACGCGAAAGAATTGGCGAAAAAGAAAGCAGCCGCCGCGGCAAAAGCGAAGGCTGCCGCACTGGCGAAACAAAAGTCCAAAGCAACCGAGGAAGCTGCACCTGACACAGCGGCTTCTACCGACAAAGACGACGCCAAAGAACTAGCCAAAAAGAAAGCCGCAGCAGCTGCCAAAGCAAAGGCTGCCGCACTCGCAAAACAAAAACGGGATGCAGGCGAAACACCTGCACCTGCAACCGACACAGATGACGCCAAAGCGAAAGCCATCGCAGCCGCAAAAGCCAAAGCAGCTGCTGCAGCCAAGGCAAAAGCCGCCGCACTCGCAAAACAACAACGTGACGGAGGAACTGCATCAACGGAATCCGCTGACACAACAACTGACTCCGGCGACCTTCAAGACGAAAAAGCAAAAGCCATCGCCGCTGCAAAAGCCAAAGCAAAAGCAGCAGCAAAAGCGAAAGCCGCTGCCGCCGCCAAGGCAAAAGCAGCATCCGGCACAACCGCCGACGCAACAGCCCAAGAAGAACCAGCACCACCATCACCAAACCAAAAATACCTAGATAAATACGTAAAAGTAATCAACGACAACCTCGGGGAAAACACCTTGGAAGATGCGTACATCAATCCGCTTTCCAAAGATGTCCCGACGCTTGTTGCAAAACCGGAGAACTATTTTAAAGTGGCATCATTTCTGCGATACAATGAGCAGCTGACGTTTGAATTTCTATCAGAAATGCACGGCACAGACTTTGAGACGCATATGGAGATCTATAATCACCTATATTCATATAAAAACAAGCAGTCTGTTGCCCTAAAGGTAAAAATAGATCGAGAGAATCCTGTCATCCCATCCATTCAGCCAATTTGGGAAGGGGCGAACTGGCCGGAGCGTGAGACATATGATCTGCTTGGAATCCAGTTTACAGGACACCCGAATTTGACGCGCATCATGATGCCGGATGATTGGGTTGGTTATCCGCTGCGCAAAGATTATGAGCCGTACGATGTGGAGGTGTAG
- a CDS encoding NuoB/complex I 20 kDa subunit family protein gives MDLNLESISPEEMEELKQTVFLTTLEELKAWARSNSMWPMTFGLACCAIEMMGVGSSHYDLDRFGSFFRTSPRQSDCMIVSGTVTKKMAPVLKRLYDQMPEPKWVIAMGSCATAGGPYIKSYAVVKGVDQIVPVDVYIPGCPPNPAALIYGINKLREKIRYEAKTGKQVI, from the coding sequence ATGGATCTAAATCTAGAGAGTATCTCACCAGAGGAAATGGAAGAGCTGAAACAGACAGTCTTCCTGACAACATTGGAGGAGCTGAAAGCGTGGGCCCGCAGTAATTCCATGTGGCCGATGACATTCGGTCTAGCTTGCTGTGCCATCGAAATGATGGGAGTTGGCTCGTCCCACTATGACCTCGACCGTTTTGGGTCCTTCTTTCGTACATCACCGCGTCAGTCTGACTGTATGATCGTGTCTGGTACCGTGACGAAAAAAATGGCACCAGTCCTAAAGCGCCTGTATGATCAAATGCCTGAGCCGAAATGGGTCATTGCAATGGGTTCCTGTGCGACTGCAGGCGGTCCATATATTAAATCCTATGCCGTTGTAAAAGGTGTGGACCAAATTGTACCTGTAGATGTGTACATACCGGGATGCCCACCAAATCCAGCGGCTCTTATTTATGGAATCAACAAGCTCCGCGAGAAAATTCGTTATGAAGCCAAGACAGGGAAGCAGGTGATCTAG
- the nuoK gene encoding NADH-quinone oxidoreductase subunit NuoK: MSGVPLSAYLVLALILFCIGLYGALTKRNTVIVLICIELMLNAVNINLVAFSKFGIAPSITGQVFSLFTITVAAAEAAVGLAILIALYRNRRTVNIDEMNTLKN; the protein is encoded by the coding sequence ATGAGCGGAGTTCCATTATCAGCCTACCTGGTACTAGCACTTATTTTATTCTGTATCGGACTTTACGGGGCCCTGACAAAACGCAACACCGTCATAGTCCTGATCTGTATCGAGCTCATGCTGAACGCAGTCAACATCAACCTTGTCGCATTCAGCAAATTCGGCATCGCACCATCCATCACAGGGCAAGTATTCTCCCTGTTCACCATTACCGTCGCAGCAGCAGAAGCCGCAGTAGGCCTGGCTATCCTCATAGCCCTCTACCGCAACCGCCGCACCGTTAACATCGACGAAATGAATACACTGAAGAACTAA
- the nuoH gene encoding NADH-quinone oxidoreductase subunit NuoH, translating into MMESLLHSSPSWTNFFIFFGLATALLLAVLGFVTYGILAERKVMGFMQGRMGPNQVGGSWGLLQTVADVLKLLLKEDTIPKLADRPLYIIAPVIAFTPAFMVLATIPFTDRFQFADIGVGLLYYIAISGITTVGVVAAGWASNNKYSLLGGMRAAAQMISYEVPLVMSVIGVVLLAGSLNLNEIVAAQGETFWFIILQPVGFLIFVIASVAELNRTPFDLPEAESELVAGYHVEYSGFRWAFFMLAEYVYLFAMASLTTVLFLGGWLPPFEFLGFIPGAVWFALKFSVVVFVLIWIRVTFPRLRADQLMEFGWKVLLPVALANIFFSAIMKELFFK; encoded by the coding sequence ATGATGGAAAGCTTGTTGCATTCATCACCATCCTGGACGAACTTTTTCATCTTTTTCGGATTGGCAACGGCCTTGCTGCTTGCCGTCCTGGGCTTCGTAACATACGGAATCCTTGCCGAGCGTAAAGTAATGGGCTTCATGCAAGGGCGTATGGGACCTAACCAGGTCGGTGGCTCATGGGGCTTGCTACAAACCGTAGCCGACGTATTAAAGCTTCTTTTAAAAGAAGACACGATCCCGAAACTTGCGGATCGCCCGTTATACATCATCGCACCAGTTATCGCCTTCACACCGGCGTTTATGGTGCTTGCCACCATCCCGTTCACCGACCGCTTTCAATTTGCGGACATCGGGGTCGGCTTGCTTTACTACATCGCTATTTCCGGCATCACAACGGTCGGCGTTGTTGCGGCAGGCTGGGCATCAAACAACAAGTACTCGTTACTTGGAGGCATGCGTGCTGCGGCCCAGATGATTTCCTATGAAGTGCCGCTAGTTATGTCCGTTATCGGGGTTGTCCTCTTGGCAGGAAGCCTCAACTTAAACGAAATCGTTGCCGCTCAAGGCGAAACCTTCTGGTTCATCATTTTGCAACCGGTCGGATTCCTTATTTTCGTCATTGCATCTGTCGCAGAGTTGAACCGTACACCATTTGACTTGCCAGAAGCAGAATCCGAGCTTGTCGCAGGGTATCATGTGGAATACTCCGGCTTCCGCTGGGCATTCTTCATGCTAGCAGAATATGTATACCTGTTCGCGATGGCATCCTTGACCACCGTCCTGTTCCTTGGTGGATGGCTGCCACCATTCGAGTTTCTAGGATTTATCCCGGGTGCCGTCTGGTTCGCACTGAAATTCAGCGTCGTCGTATTCGTGCTCATCTGGATCCGTGTCACCTTCCCGCGTCTGCGCGCAGACCAGCTGATGGAATTCGGCTGGAAGGTACTGCTACCAGTTGCACTGGCAAACATCTTTTTCTCAGCGATCATGAAGGAATTATTTTTCAAATAA
- a CDS encoding F0F1 ATP synthase subunit gamma gives MASLRDIKTRITSTKKTSQITKAMQMVSASKLNRAETNAKAFNPYMDKIQEVVASIALGSTDVSHPMLESRPVKRTGYIVISSDRGLAGAYNSNILRTVHQTVQKRHKSQDEYAVIAIGRIGRDFFRKRNVPVFSEITGLGDQVSFSDIKDIANRAVSMYADGTFDELYVYYNHFVSAISQEVTEKKLLPLTDIAPTSNKITSYEFEPSQEGILEVLLPQYAESLIYGALLDAKASEHAARMTAMQSATDNAKELIQGLTLSYNRARQAAITQEITEITAGASAQQ, from the coding sequence TTGGCATCATTACGCGACATAAAAACGAGAATTACCTCGACGAAGAAGACTAGTCAAATCACAAAAGCCATGCAGATGGTTTCCGCATCGAAACTGAATCGTGCTGAGACGAATGCAAAAGCTTTCAATCCTTATATGGATAAAATCCAGGAGGTTGTAGCAAGTATCGCTCTAGGAAGTACAGATGTATCGCATCCAATGCTAGAAAGCCGTCCGGTAAAACGTACTGGCTACATCGTAATCTCCTCTGACCGTGGTCTTGCAGGTGCCTATAACAGTAACATCTTACGTACGGTTCATCAGACGGTTCAAAAACGTCATAAGTCTCAAGATGAATACGCAGTAATTGCCATCGGACGAATCGGCCGCGACTTTTTCAGAAAGCGTAATGTTCCTGTATTCTCCGAAATTACTGGTCTAGGCGACCAAGTATCCTTCTCAGACATCAAGGACATTGCGAATCGTGCAGTCAGCATGTACGCGGATGGAACGTTTGATGAGTTATACGTGTATTACAACCACTTTGTAAGTGCAATCTCTCAAGAAGTAACAGAGAAGAAACTTCTTCCTCTTACTGACATTGCACCTACATCCAACAAGATTACATCCTATGAGTTCGAACCTTCCCAAGAAGGTATCCTTGAAGTATTGCTACCGCAATATGCGGAAAGCCTGATCTACGGTGCATTACTAGATGCAAAAGCAAGTGAGCACGCTGCTCGTATGACAGCGATGCAAAGTGCAACAGATAACGCGAAAGAGCTTATCCAAGGCCTTACACTTTCTTACAACCGTGCCCGTCAAGCAGCAATCACTCAAGAGATTACCGAGATTACTGCGGGAGCTTCAGCTCAACAATAG
- a CDS encoding NADH-quinone oxidoreductase subunit A produces the protein MNLLNLYQNNYLIVVVFLALGVLLPVVALAIGRVLRPNKPSAAKQTTYESGIDPFHDSRVQFNVRYYIFALLFVIFDVETVFLYPWAVAYEKLGIFALIEMLIFVVLLLIGLIYAWKKKVLKWI, from the coding sequence ATGAATCTACTTAACTTATATCAAAATAACTATTTGATAGTGGTTGTATTCTTGGCTCTAGGGGTATTACTTCCGGTCGTGGCGCTTGCTATTGGACGTGTTTTGCGTCCGAATAAGCCATCAGCAGCCAAGCAGACGACCTATGAAAGTGGAATTGATCCCTTTCATGATTCACGTGTTCAGTTTAATGTTCGTTATTACATATTTGCCCTGTTATTTGTCATTTTCGATGTGGAGACGGTTTTCCTGTATCCATGGGCGGTGGCATACGAGAAATTGGGGATTTTTGCACTGATTGAAATGCTTATTTTCGTAGTTTTATTACTGATCGGATTAATATACGCATGGAAGAAGAAGGTGTTGAAATGGATCTAA